From a single Parambassis ranga chromosome 2, fParRan2.1, whole genome shotgun sequence genomic region:
- the LOC114431223 gene encoding adipocyte plasma membrane-associated protein isoform X2: MCRLKGPPPVLEGPLAVNTRLQRGYRLFTSKLHGPESFTADEDGNVYTGTVDGKLWRIGPDDSLILITHMGQNLPECGSSTDYEPVCGRPHGVRLDRHGQLIVADSYFGLNSVDPRTGEKTLLLANSQGADGVPFAFLNGLEISSQTGLIYFTDSSSRWGRRHVKLEVIELNSLGRLLSYDPRTGSVRVLLDSLYMPNGIALSPDENFLLLAETSIGRILRYWLKGPKAGTKEVIMDNMIGYPDNIRLSDHGTFLVGITTPRFQKFMPPFLDMIAPYPAVKRFLAKVVPLSWYNLLLPRYALVLELGLDGQIVGTLHDPDGHLTWAVSDVFQHRGRTYLGSTDLPFLPVLEGWES, encoded by the exons ATGTGTAG ACTGAAGGGACCTCCTCCGGTTCTTGAGGGGCCACTGGCTGTCAACACCCGCCTGCAGAGAGGCTATAGGCTCTTCACTAGTAAACTACACGGACCAGAATCCTTCACTGCTGATGAGGACG GTAATGTGTACACAGGAACAGTAGACGGGAAGCTGTGGAGGATCGGACCTGATGACAGCCTCATTCTTATCACACACATGGGACAGAATCTGCCAGAATGTG gcagcagcacagactaCGAGCCTGTGTGCGGCCGTCCTCACGGAGTTCGCCTGGATCGCCACGGTCAGCTGATTGTTGCCGACTCTTACTTTGGCCTGAACAGCGTCGATCCAAGAACAGGAGAGAAGACGTTACTGCTGGCTAACTCACAGG GTGCTGACGGCGTTCCTTTTGCTTTCCTAAACGGCCTGGAGATTTCCTCCCAAACAGGGCTCATCTACTTCACGGACTCCTCCAGCCGCTGGGGACGCAGACACGTCAAACTGGAG GTGATCGAGCTGAACAGCCTCGGCCGTCTCCTCTCCTACGATCCACGGACAGGAAGTGTGAGAGTGCTGCTGGACTCGCTCTACATGCCCAACGGCATCGCCCTGTCGCCAGACGAGAACttcctgctgctggctgagaCAAGCATTGGACGCATactcag ATATTGGCTGAAGGGCCCAAAGGCGGGTACCAAGGAGGTCATCATGGACAACATGATCGGTTACCCTGACAACATCCGCCTCAGCGACCATGGAACTTTTCTGGTTGGCATAACAACGCCTCGCTTTCAGAAGTTTATGCCTCCCTTCCTGGATATGATCGCTCCGTATCCAGCAGTCAAACGCTTCCTGGCCAAG gtggttCCTCTGAGCTGGTATAACCTGCTGCTGCCGCGCTACGCCCTGGTCCTGGAGCTGGGCCTGGATGGCCAGATTGTGGGGACGCTCCACGACCCCGACGGCCACCTGACCTGGGCCGTCAGCGACGTCTTTCAGCACCGAGGGAGAACCTACCTGGGCAGCACTGACCTGCCCTTCCTGCCTGTCCTGGAGGGCTGGGAGagctga
- the LOC114431223 gene encoding adipocyte plasma membrane-associated protein isoform X1 — MLGRRSLLVALLAVTVGVYLLPSPIDPKPHVLKGPPPVLEGPLAVNTRLQRGYRLFTSKLHGPESFTADEDGNVYTGTVDGKLWRIGPDDSLILITHMGQNLPECGSSTDYEPVCGRPHGVRLDRHGQLIVADSYFGLNSVDPRTGEKTLLLANSQGADGVPFAFLNGLEISSQTGLIYFTDSSSRWGRRHVKLEVIELNSLGRLLSYDPRTGSVRVLLDSLYMPNGIALSPDENFLLLAETSIGRILRYWLKGPKAGTKEVIMDNMIGYPDNIRLSDHGTFLVGITTPRFQKFMPPFLDMIAPYPAVKRFLAKVVPLSWYNLLLPRYALVLELGLDGQIVGTLHDPDGHLTWAVSDVFQHRGRTYLGSTDLPFLPVLEGWES; from the exons AT GTTGGGAAGGAGATCATTATTAGTGGCTCTGCTGGCTGTGACTGTTGGAGTTTATCTGCTGCCGTCTCCCATTGACCCCAAACCACATGT ACTGAAGGGACCTCCTCCGGTTCTTGAGGGGCCACTGGCTGTCAACACCCGCCTGCAGAGAGGCTATAGGCTCTTCACTAGTAAACTACACGGACCAGAATCCTTCACTGCTGATGAGGACG GTAATGTGTACACAGGAACAGTAGACGGGAAGCTGTGGAGGATCGGACCTGATGACAGCCTCATTCTTATCACACACATGGGACAGAATCTGCCAGAATGTG gcagcagcacagactaCGAGCCTGTGTGCGGCCGTCCTCACGGAGTTCGCCTGGATCGCCACGGTCAGCTGATTGTTGCCGACTCTTACTTTGGCCTGAACAGCGTCGATCCAAGAACAGGAGAGAAGACGTTACTGCTGGCTAACTCACAGG GTGCTGACGGCGTTCCTTTTGCTTTCCTAAACGGCCTGGAGATTTCCTCCCAAACAGGGCTCATCTACTTCACGGACTCCTCCAGCCGCTGGGGACGCAGACACGTCAAACTGGAG GTGATCGAGCTGAACAGCCTCGGCCGTCTCCTCTCCTACGATCCACGGACAGGAAGTGTGAGAGTGCTGCTGGACTCGCTCTACATGCCCAACGGCATCGCCCTGTCGCCAGACGAGAACttcctgctgctggctgagaCAAGCATTGGACGCATactcag ATATTGGCTGAAGGGCCCAAAGGCGGGTACCAAGGAGGTCATCATGGACAACATGATCGGTTACCCTGACAACATCCGCCTCAGCGACCATGGAACTTTTCTGGTTGGCATAACAACGCCTCGCTTTCAGAAGTTTATGCCTCCCTTCCTGGATATGATCGCTCCGTATCCAGCAGTCAAACGCTTCCTGGCCAAG gtggttCCTCTGAGCTGGTATAACCTGCTGCTGCCGCGCTACGCCCTGGTCCTGGAGCTGGGCCTGGATGGCCAGATTGTGGGGACGCTCCACGACCCCGACGGCCACCTGACCTGGGCCGTCAGCGACGTCTTTCAGCACCGAGGGAGAACCTACCTGGGCAGCACTGACCTGCCCTTCCTGCCTGTCCTGGAGGGCTGGGAGagctga